One window from the genome of Bradyrhizobium xenonodulans encodes:
- the tkt gene encoding transketolase → MTQVDHTRMANAIRGLSMDAVEKAKSGHPGLPMGAADMATVLFTQFLKFDATATDWPDRDRFVLSAGHGSMLLYSLLYLTGNADMTLDQIKQFRQLGGLTPGHPENFHTKGIETTTGPLGQGISTAVGMALAEKMLAAEFGKKIVDHHTYVLASDGDLMEGVSQEAIAMAGHWKLGKLIVLYDDNGISIDGPTSISDSVDQVKRFKACGWAAEKIDGHDQAAIAAAITRAQKSSKPTLIACRTTIGFGAPHKAGTNKVHGEALGADELKAAKENLGISLEPFSVPDDVLKAWRAAGSRGAAARQEWEGRLGELGSRKRAEFERRLRHERPASLAKAVRAYKKELLEKPMTAATRKSSEAVIEVIAGAMPMEFLAGSADLTGSNNNKAKSATAFSAKTPKGRFIHYGIREHGMAAAMNGIFLHGGFAPNGATFLVFTDYARPAMRLAALMGAGVVYVMTHDSIGLGEDGPTHQPVEHLAALRAIPNMRVFRPCDAIEVAECWELALNRIDGPTVLALTRQNLPQLRTNAPNDVPCAAGAYELVAAQGEAKATLFASGSEVEIAVAAQKQLAERGIASRVVSVPSLELLLAQPEAKRAEIIGNAPVKVAIEAAVRWGWDAVIGQDGEFIGMHSFGASAPAKDLYKHFGITAEAAVNAVLKRVS, encoded by the coding sequence ATGACGCAAGTCGACCACACCCGCATGGCCAACGCGATCCGTGGCCTCTCGATGGACGCTGTCGAGAAGGCGAAATCGGGCCATCCCGGCCTGCCGATGGGCGCCGCCGACATGGCGACGGTGCTGTTCACGCAATTCCTGAAATTCGACGCCACTGCCACCGACTGGCCCGACCGCGACCGCTTCGTGCTCTCGGCCGGCCACGGCTCGATGCTGCTCTATTCGCTGCTGTACCTGACCGGCAATGCCGACATGACGCTGGACCAGATCAAGCAATTCCGTCAGCTCGGCGGGCTGACCCCGGGCCACCCCGAGAACTTCCACACCAAGGGCATCGAGACCACCACCGGCCCGCTCGGCCAGGGCATCTCGACCGCGGTCGGCATGGCGCTCGCCGAGAAGATGCTCGCCGCAGAGTTCGGCAAGAAGATCGTCGACCACCACACCTACGTGCTCGCCTCCGACGGCGACCTGATGGAAGGCGTGTCGCAGGAAGCGATCGCGATGGCCGGGCACTGGAAGCTCGGCAAGCTGATCGTGCTCTACGACGACAACGGCATCTCGATCGACGGGCCGACCTCGATCTCCGATTCCGTCGACCAGGTGAAGCGCTTCAAGGCGTGCGGCTGGGCTGCCGAGAAGATCGACGGCCACGACCAGGCCGCCATCGCCGCCGCGATCACCCGCGCGCAGAAATCCAGCAAGCCGACGCTGATCGCCTGCCGCACCACCATCGGCTTCGGCGCCCCGCACAAGGCCGGCACCAACAAGGTCCACGGCGAGGCGCTCGGTGCCGACGAGCTCAAGGCCGCCAAGGAAAATCTCGGCATCTCGCTCGAGCCGTTCTCGGTGCCTGACGACGTGTTGAAGGCCTGGCGCGCAGCCGGCAGCCGCGGCGCGGCGGCGCGGCAGGAATGGGAGGGACGGCTCGGCGAGCTCGGCAGCCGCAAGCGCGCCGAGTTCGAGCGGCGCCTGCGCCATGAGCGGCCGGCTTCGCTCGCCAAGGCGGTCCGCGCCTACAAGAAGGAGCTGCTTGAAAAGCCGATGACTGCGGCCACCCGCAAATCCTCGGAAGCCGTGATCGAGGTGATCGCCGGCGCGATGCCGATGGAATTCCTCGCGGGCTCCGCCGACCTCACCGGCTCCAACAACAACAAGGCGAAGTCGGCGACCGCGTTCTCCGCCAAGACGCCGAAGGGCCGCTTCATCCATTACGGCATCCGCGAGCACGGCATGGCGGCGGCGATGAACGGCATCTTCCTGCATGGCGGCTTCGCGCCGAACGGCGCGACGTTCCTGGTGTTCACCGACTATGCGCGTCCTGCGATGCGCCTCGCCGCGCTGATGGGCGCCGGCGTCGTCTACGTGATGACGCACGATTCCATCGGTCTCGGCGAAGACGGCCCGACCCACCAGCCGGTCGAGCATCTCGCCGCGCTCAGAGCCATTCCGAACATGCGCGTGTTCCGCCCCTGCGACGCCATCGAGGTCGCCGAATGCTGGGAGCTTGCGCTGAACCGCATCGACGGCCCGACCGTGCTGGCGCTGACGCGTCAGAACCTGCCGCAGCTCCGCACCAATGCGCCGAACGACGTTCCCTGCGCGGCCGGCGCCTACGAGCTGGTCGCAGCCCAAGGCGAAGCCAAGGCGACGCTGTTCGCCTCCGGCTCCGAGGTCGAGATCGCGGTTGCCGCCCAGAAGCAGCTCGCCGAGCGTGGCATCGCGTCACGGGTGGTCTCGGTGCCTTCGCTCGAGCTTTTGTTAGCGCAACCAGAGGCCAAGCGTGCCGAGATCATCGGCAACGCGCCGGTGAAGGTCGCGATCGAGGCCGCAGTGCGCTGGGGCTGGGATGCCGTGATCGGCCAGGATGGCGAATTTATCGGCATGCATTCATTCGGCGCGAGCGCTCCTGCGAAGGATCTTTACAAGCATTTCGGCATTACCGCCGAGGCTGCGGTTAACGCCGTGCTGAAGCGCGTTTCCTGA
- the gap gene encoding type I glyceraldehyde-3-phosphate dehydrogenase, translating to MAVRVGINGFGRIGRNILRAIAESGRKDIEVVGINDLGPVETNAHLLRFDSVHGRFPGTVTIDGDSISLGNGKIKVTAERDPSKLPWKDLGVDIAMECTGIFTSKDKASAHLTAGAKRVLVSAPADGADATIVYGVNHDTLTKDHLVISNGSCTTNCLAPVAKVLNDLVGIETGFMTTIHAYTGDQPTLDTMHKDLYRGRAAAMSMIPTSTGAAKAIGLVLPELKGKLDGVAIRVPTPNVSVVDLKIVAKRATDAKEINAAMKRASEQQLKGILGYTTAPNVSIDFNHDPHSSTFHEDQTKVQNGTLVRVMSWYDNEWGFSNRMADTAAAIAKVI from the coding sequence ATGGCAGTCCGCGTTGGAATTAACGGTTTTGGCCGCATCGGCCGCAACATCCTGCGGGCTATCGCCGAGTCCGGCCGCAAGGACATCGAGGTCGTCGGCATCAACGACCTCGGCCCGGTCGAGACCAATGCCCATCTCCTCCGCTTCGACAGCGTCCATGGCCGCTTCCCCGGCACCGTCACCATCGACGGCGACTCCATCAGCCTCGGCAACGGCAAGATCAAGGTGACCGCCGAGCGCGATCCCTCGAAGCTGCCCTGGAAGGATCTCGGCGTCGACATCGCGATGGAATGCACCGGCATCTTCACCTCGAAGGACAAGGCTTCCGCGCACCTCACCGCCGGCGCCAAGCGCGTTCTCGTTTCCGCGCCCGCCGACGGCGCCGACGCCACCATCGTCTACGGCGTCAACCACGACACGCTGACCAAGGACCACCTGGTCATCTCCAACGGCTCCTGCACCACCAACTGCCTCGCGCCGGTTGCCAAGGTGCTGAACGACCTCGTCGGGATCGAGACCGGCTTCATGACCACGATCCACGCCTACACCGGCGACCAGCCGACGCTCGACACGATGCACAAGGATCTCTATCGCGGCCGTGCGGCGGCGATGTCGATGATCCCGACCTCGACCGGCGCCGCCAAGGCGATCGGCCTTGTGCTGCCCGAGCTGAAGGGCAAGCTCGACGGCGTCGCGATCCGCGTGCCGACCCCGAACGTCTCGGTGGTCGACCTCAAGATCGTCGCCAAGCGCGCCACCGACGCCAAGGAAATCAACGCGGCGATGAAGCGCGCCTCCGAGCAGCAGCTCAAGGGCATCCTCGGCTACACCACCGCGCCGAACGTCTCGATCGACTTCAACCACGATCCGCACTCCTCGACCTTCCACGAGGACCAGACCAAGGTGCAGAACGGCACGCTGGTGCGCGTGATGTCCTGGTACGACAACGAGTGGGGCTTCTCGAACCGCATGGCGGACACCGCCGCTGCGATCGCGAAGGTCATCTGA
- a CDS encoding phosphoglycerate kinase, with protein sequence MAKFRTLDDVDVKGKRVLLRVDLNVPMDNGRVSDATRLERVAPTITEISDKGGKVILLAHFGRPKGRDAKDSLKPVAEALSKVVKKPVAFAEDCIGEPAAKAVAALKDGDILCLENTRFHKEEEKNDPTFVAELAKLGDIWVNDAFSAAHRAHATTEGLGHKLPAYAGRTMQAELDALEKALGSPTKPVIAIIGGAKVSTKIDLLENLVSKVDALVIGGGMANTFLHAQGVAVGKSLAEKDLAPTALRIMEKAEAANCAIILPVDATVAYHFAANAPSHAYGLDAIPADGMILDVGPQSIARVHAAIDDAATLVWNGPLGAFEMQPFDRGTMAAAKHAAERTKAKKLISIAGGGDTVAALNQAHVAGQFTYVSTAGGAFLEWMEGKPLPGVEVLRTK encoded by the coding sequence ATGGCTAAATTCCGCACCCTCGACGACGTCGATGTGAAGGGCAAACGCGTGCTGCTGCGCGTCGATCTCAACGTGCCCATGGACAATGGGCGCGTCAGCGACGCGACCCGGCTCGAGCGCGTCGCGCCGACCATCACCGAAATCTCGGACAAGGGCGGCAAGGTCATCCTGCTCGCGCATTTCGGTCGTCCCAAGGGCCGCGATGCCAAGGACTCGCTCAAGCCCGTCGCCGAGGCGCTGTCGAAGGTCGTGAAGAAGCCCGTCGCCTTCGCCGAGGATTGCATCGGCGAGCCCGCGGCCAAGGCCGTGGCTGCACTCAAGGATGGCGACATCCTCTGCCTGGAAAACACCCGCTTCCACAAAGAGGAAGAAAAGAACGATCCGACCTTCGTCGCGGAATTGGCAAAGCTCGGCGACATCTGGGTCAACGACGCGTTCTCGGCCGCGCACCGCGCCCACGCCACGACCGAAGGTCTCGGCCACAAGCTGCCGGCCTATGCCGGCCGCACCATGCAGGCCGAGCTCGATGCGCTGGAGAAGGCGCTGGGTTCGCCGACCAAGCCTGTCATCGCCATCATCGGCGGCGCCAAGGTCTCGACCAAGATCGACCTGCTCGAAAATCTCGTGAGCAAGGTCGATGCGCTCGTCATCGGCGGCGGCATGGCCAACACCTTCCTGCACGCCCAGGGCGTCGCGGTCGGCAAGTCGCTGGCCGAGAAGGATCTCGCACCGACGGCGCTGCGCATCATGGAGAAGGCGGAAGCCGCCAATTGCGCGATCATCCTCCCGGTCGACGCCACGGTCGCCTATCATTTCGCGGCCAACGCGCCCTCGCATGCCTATGGGCTCGACGCGATCCCGGCCGACGGCATGATCCTCGACGTCGGTCCGCAGTCGATCGCGCGTGTCCACGCCGCGATTGATGACGCGGCCACGCTGGTCTGGAACGGCCCCCTCGGCGCCTTCGAGATGCAGCCGTTCGACCGCGGCACGATGGCAGCCGCCAAGCATGCCGCCGAGCGCACCAAGGCCAAGAAGCTGATCTCGATCGCGGGCGGCGGCGACACCGTTGCGGCCCTCAACCAGGCCCATGTGGCCGGGCAATTCACCTATGTTTCGACCGCCGGTGGCGCATTTCTTGAATGGATGGAAGGCAAGCCCCTGCCCGGCGTCGAAGTTCTGCGCACCAAGTAA
- the fba gene encoding class II fructose-bisphosphate aldolase (catalyzes the reversible aldol condensation of dihydroxyacetonephosphate and glyceraldehyde 3-phosphate in the Calvin cycle, glycolysis, and/or gluconeogenesis), producing the protein MARITLRQLLDHAAENDYGVPAFNINNMEQALAIMDAANTVDAPVIIQASRGARSYANDIMLKHMMDAVTEIYPHIPVCVHLDHGNEAATCMTAIQAGFTSVMMDGSLKADGKSPADWTYNVGVTKTVTDMAHLGGISVEGELGVLGSLETGMGDKEDGHGAEGKLSHDQLLTNPDEAVKFVQETKVDALAIAMGTSHGAYKFTRKPDGDILAMKVIEEIHRKLPNTHLVMHGSSSVPQDLQDIINEFGGKMKPTWGVPVAEIQRGIKNGVRKINIDTDNRMAMTGQIRKVFKEHPEEFDPRKYLKPAMEAMTKLCKQRLQEFNTAGQASKIKKVLTTAEMAKRYAKGELDPRVA; encoded by the coding sequence ATGGCTCGGATCACGTTGCGTCAATTGCTCGACCATGCGGCTGAGAACGATTACGGCGTACCGGCCTTCAACATCAACAACATGGAGCAGGCGCTGGCGATCATGGACGCGGCCAATACGGTCGACGCGCCGGTCATCATCCAGGCCTCGCGCGGCGCGCGCTCCTACGCCAACGACATCATGCTCAAGCACATGATGGACGCGGTCACCGAAATCTATCCGCACATCCCGGTCTGCGTGCATCTCGACCACGGCAACGAGGCCGCGACCTGCATGACCGCGATCCAGGCCGGCTTCACCTCGGTGATGATGGACGGCTCGCTCAAGGCCGACGGCAAGAGCCCGGCCGACTGGACCTACAATGTCGGTGTCACCAAGACCGTCACCGACATGGCCCATCTCGGCGGCATCTCGGTCGAGGGTGAGCTCGGCGTGCTCGGCTCGCTCGAGACCGGCATGGGCGACAAGGAAGACGGCCACGGCGCCGAAGGCAAGCTGAGCCACGACCAGCTGCTGACCAATCCGGACGAGGCCGTGAAGTTCGTCCAGGAGACCAAGGTCGACGCGCTCGCGATCGCGATGGGCACCTCGCATGGCGCCTACAAGTTCACCCGCAAGCCGGACGGCGACATCCTCGCCATGAAGGTGATCGAGGAGATCCACCGCAAGCTGCCGAACACGCATCTCGTGATGCACGGCTCCTCGTCAGTGCCGCAGGACCTCCAGGACATCATCAACGAGTTCGGCGGCAAGATGAAGCCGACCTGGGGCGTGCCGGTGGCCGAAATCCAGCGCGGCATCAAGAACGGCGTGCGCAAGATCAACATCGACACCGACAACCGCATGGCCATGACCGGCCAGATCCGCAAGGTGTTCAAGGAGCACCCGGAGGAGTTCGACCCGCGCAAGTACCTGAAGCCCGCGATGGAAGCGATGACCAAGCTGTGCAAGCAGCGGCTCCAGGAATTCAACACGGCAGGGCAGGCCTCCAAGATCAAGAAGGTCCTGACCACCGCCGAGATGGCCAAGCGCTACGCCAAGGGCGAGCTGGATCCCCGCGTCGCGTAG
- a CDS encoding class I fructose-bisphosphate aldolase codes for MNLTELNRIATAMVVSGKGILAADESSGTIKKRFDAIGVESTEGNRRDYREMLFRSKEAMSQYISGVILYDETIWQDAKDGTPLVKLIESSGAIPGIKVDEGTQALPMCPGELVTVGLDKLAERLKKYYERGARFAKWRAVIDIGSGIPSMTAIGVNAHALARYAALCQAAQIVPIVEPEVLMDGDHDIDRCYEVTQRVLNKTFQELRVQRVALEGMVLKPNMAISGKKSPTQASVEKVAEKTIRLLKACVPAAVPGIAFLSGGQSDEEATAHLNAMHKLGPLPWGLTFSYGRALQAAPQKAWSGKAENVAAGQSAFSHRARMNGLASKGEWQSSLEKKAA; via the coding sequence ATGAATCTGACTGAGCTCAACAGGATCGCGACCGCCATGGTCGTGTCAGGCAAGGGCATCCTTGCCGCCGACGAATCCTCCGGCACCATCAAGAAGCGGTTCGACGCGATCGGCGTGGAATCGACGGAAGGCAATCGCCGCGACTATCGCGAGATGCTATTCCGCTCCAAGGAGGCCATGAGCCAGTATATTTCCGGCGTGATCCTCTACGACGAGACGATCTGGCAGGATGCGAAGGACGGCACGCCGCTGGTCAAGCTGATCGAGAGCAGCGGCGCCATTCCCGGCATCAAGGTCGACGAGGGCACCCAAGCCCTGCCGATGTGCCCGGGTGAACTCGTGACCGTCGGGCTCGACAAGCTCGCCGAGCGGCTGAAGAAATATTACGAGCGCGGCGCGCGTTTCGCCAAATGGCGCGCGGTGATCGACATCGGCAGCGGCATTCCCTCGATGACCGCGATCGGCGTCAATGCCCACGCGCTGGCGCGTTACGCCGCGCTGTGCCAGGCCGCGCAGATCGTGCCGATCGTCGAGCCGGAAGTGCTGATGGACGGCGACCACGACATCGACCGCTGCTATGAGGTCACGCAGCGCGTGCTCAACAAGACATTCCAGGAATTGCGCGTGCAGCGCGTCGCGCTCGAAGGCATGGTGCTGAAACCGAACATGGCGATCTCAGGCAAGAAGTCACCGACGCAGGCCTCCGTCGAGAAAGTCGCGGAGAAAACGATCCGGCTGCTGAAGGCCTGCGTGCCGGCGGCGGTGCCGGGCATCGCCTTCCTCTCCGGCGGCCAGTCGGACGAGGAGGCAACCGCGCATCTCAACGCCATGCACAAGCTCGGCCCGCTGCCCTGGGGCCTCACCTTCTCCTATGGCCGCGCGCTTCAGGCCGCGCCGCAGAAGGCCTGGTCCGGCAAGGCCGAGAATGTCGCTGCCGGCCAAAGCGCGTTCAGCCATCGCGCCCGCATGAACGGTCTCGCCTCCAAGGGCGAATGGCAAAGCAGCCTGGAAAAGAAGGCAGCCTAG
- a CDS encoding thiamine phosphate synthase, with protein MSNKPPPPRPAPRLYLATPVVDDPAALQAELPGLLAAADVAAVLLRLKETDQRTMITRIKAFAPPVQKAGAALLVDGYPELVARGGADGAHLPGIAALKEALPSLKPDRIAGVGGLTTRHHSMDAGELGADYLLFGEPDAKGQRPSSQAIAERLDWWAELFEPPCVGYATSLDEAYDFAASGADFVLVGEFIWADPRGPKAALIEADAAIKKAFAAAPPGQDPEGQDPGDQDPADSEHG; from the coding sequence TTGTCGAACAAACCGCCTCCGCCGCGCCCGGCGCCGCGTCTCTATCTCGCGACGCCTGTCGTCGATGATCCCGCTGCGCTTCAAGCCGAGCTGCCCGGCCTGCTTGCCGCCGCCGATGTTGCAGCCGTGCTGCTGCGGCTGAAGGAGACCGACCAGCGCACCATGATCACGCGCATCAAGGCCTTCGCACCGCCGGTGCAGAAGGCGGGCGCCGCGCTGCTCGTCGACGGCTATCCTGAGCTCGTCGCACGCGGCGGCGCCGACGGCGCGCATTTGCCCGGCATCGCCGCGCTGAAAGAGGCGCTGCCATCGCTCAAGCCCGATCGCATCGCCGGCGTCGGCGGGCTGACGACGCGACACCATTCCATGGATGCGGGCGAGCTGGGCGCGGACTATTTGCTGTTCGGCGAGCCTGACGCGAAGGGCCAGCGCCCATCGTCCCAGGCGATTGCCGAGCGGCTGGACTGGTGGGCCGAACTGTTCGAGCCGCCCTGCGTCGGCTATGCGACGTCGCTGGACGAGGCCTACGACTTCGCCGCCAGCGGCGCCGATTTCGTGCTGGTCGGCGAGTTCATCTGGGCCGATCCGCGTGGACCGAAGGCCGCGCTGATCGAGGCCGACGCCGCGATCAAGAAGGCCTTTGCGGCTGCGCCTCCAGGCCAAGATCCTGAGGGCCAAGATCCTGGGGACCAAGATCCTGCGGACAGCGAGCACGGCTAG
- a CDS encoding tetratricopeptide repeat protein has protein sequence MKLPRITILATLLLTAPAAAQLQITPPATIPSPSAEKQKPKPPPPAKKKEAAPAPKPSPSPKPALPATVIPAPAADTPGVDLVFGAYQRGQYKTAFDLATARAATGDPKAMTMLGELYSNAMGIRRDYAKALDWYKRASDAGDREAMFALAMLRMSGRGGPVDKGEAVKLMASSAKLGEPKAAYNLALLYLDGQTLPQDVKRSAELLRQAADAGLPEAQYALATFYKEGTGVPKDAERAVRLLQAASLADNVDAEVEYAIAMFNGTGTPKNQPAAVALLRKASRQGSAIAQNRLAWVLINGMGTSVDKVEGFKWHLVAKTAGKGDPELDKQLSDLPAEDRSKAEAAARKWLGTK, from the coding sequence ATGAAGCTCCCGCGCATCACCATTTTGGCCACGCTGCTGCTGACGGCGCCCGCGGCCGCGCAGCTCCAGATTACGCCGCCGGCGACGATCCCGAGCCCTTCGGCCGAGAAGCAGAAGCCCAAGCCGCCTCCACCCGCGAAAAAGAAGGAGGCCGCGCCGGCGCCAAAACCGTCGCCCTCCCCCAAGCCGGCGCTGCCCGCGACGGTGATCCCCGCGCCGGCGGCCGATACGCCCGGTGTCGATCTGGTGTTCGGCGCCTACCAGCGCGGCCAGTACAAGACCGCGTTCGATCTCGCCACGGCGCGTGCCGCGACCGGCGATCCCAAGGCGATGACCATGCTCGGCGAGCTCTATTCCAACGCCATGGGCATCCGCCGCGACTACGCCAAGGCGCTCGACTGGTACAAGCGCGCCTCCGATGCCGGCGATCGCGAGGCGATGTTCGCGCTGGCCATGCTGCGGATGTCCGGCCGCGGCGGCCCGGTGGACAAGGGCGAGGCGGTCAAGCTGATGGCCTCCTCCGCCAAGCTCGGCGAGCCCAAGGCCGCCTATAACCTCGCTCTGCTGTATCTCGACGGCCAGACCCTGCCGCAGGACGTCAAGCGCTCCGCCGAGCTGCTGCGCCAGGCCGCCGACGCCGGCCTGCCCGAAGCGCAATACGCGCTCGCGACCTTCTACAAGGAAGGAACCGGCGTACCGAAGGACGCCGAACGCGCGGTGCGTCTGCTCCAGGCCGCGTCGCTGGCGGACAATGTCGATGCCGAAGTCGAATACGCCATCGCCATGTTCAACGGCACCGGCACGCCGAAGAACCAGCCGGCCGCCGTCGCGTTGCTCCGCAAGGCCTCCCGCCAGGGCAGTGCGATCGCGCAGAACCGGCTGGCCTGGGTGCTGATCAACGGCATGGGCACGTCCGTGGACAAGGTCGAGGGCTTCAAATGGCACCTGGTGGCCAAGACCGCCGGCAAGGGCGATCCGGAGCTCGACAAGCAATTGTCCGATCTGCCGGCCGAGGACCGGTCAAAGGCAGAGGCCGCAGCCAGGAAATGGCTCGGGACCAAATGA
- a CDS encoding inositol monophosphatase family protein: protein MLYSATINVMVKAARRAGRSLKRDLGEIEHLQVSLKGPANFVSLADKRAEEIVYQDLAKARPGYGFIGEEGGTREGSDKSHTWIVDPLDGTTNFLHGIPQFAISIGLVREGTIIAGVIYNPANDELYIAERGKGAFLNDQRLRVAGRRQLNECVVACGLPHIGRGDHEEFRREMTAIQDRVAGLRRFGAASLDLAFVAAGRLDGYWERNLQSWDIAAGMLMVREAGGTVSDIATPGDALVTGHVVCGNEYVHGELVKILRR from the coding sequence ATGCTGTATTCCGCAACTATCAACGTCATGGTCAAGGCCGCGCGCCGCGCCGGCCGCAGCCTCAAGCGCGATCTCGGCGAGATCGAGCATCTGCAGGTCTCGCTGAAAGGGCCGGCCAATTTCGTCTCGCTCGCCGACAAGCGCGCCGAGGAGATCGTCTATCAGGACCTCGCCAAGGCCCGGCCCGGCTACGGCTTCATCGGCGAGGAAGGCGGCACCCGTGAGGGCAGCGACAAGAGTCACACCTGGATCGTCGATCCGCTCGACGGCACCACCAACTTCCTGCACGGCATCCCGCAATTCGCGATCTCGATCGGCCTCGTCCGTGAGGGCACGATCATTGCGGGCGTGATCTACAATCCCGCCAATGATGAGCTCTATATCGCTGAGCGCGGCAAGGGCGCCTTCCTCAACGACCAGCGCCTGCGGGTGGCCGGCCGCCGCCAGCTCAACGAATGCGTGGTGGCCTGCGGCCTGCCCCATATCGGCCGCGGCGACCACGAGGAATTCCGCCGCGAGATGACCGCGATCCAGGACCGCGTCGCCGGCCTGCGCCGCTTCGGCGCCGCCTCCCTCGACCTCGCCTTCGTCGCCGCCGGCCGCCTCGACGGCTACTGGGAGCGCAACCTGCAATCCTGGGACATCGCCGCCGGTATGCTGATGGTGCGCGAAGCCGGCGGCACGGTGAGCGATATCGCTACGCCGGGGGATGCGCTGGTGACCGGGCACGTGGTGTGCGGGAACGAATACGTGCACGGGGAGCTGGTGAAGATTTTGCGGAGGTAA
- a CDS encoding AAA family ATPase, with protein sequence MRPTDIAISNYRSIRRLSIPIHPLSVFVGENGVGKSNLYKSLSLLRDAATGRITRTIADEGGLNSVCWSGIRKRGEDGRLRLSARFDRIKYSIELGFPGPLEAAFSGEPMIKTESIETTEGKRTVQLMERKNSLVSVRGDSGAWSSHKDAVLPSETALAGFSDGKQCPEIDLIRNAMLGWRFYHDFRTDPASPIRKPCLAITTPSLSADGSDLAAALATLYTIRQDATDLQDAIQDAFPGAELRAWEEGGLCEFDLQLQEMPRPFRAHELSDGTLKYICLLAVFMGYRLPPFIALNEPEASLHPSLLAPLARLIAKASSRADIWIVTHSEQLMEALRSESSVPLRRVIKSKGATTIEGLTIGGEYREDESEDEDS encoded by the coding sequence ATGCGTCCGACCGACATTGCGATCTCCAACTATCGCTCCATCCGGCGGCTCTCCATTCCCATCCACCCCCTGTCCGTGTTTGTGGGCGAGAATGGTGTCGGCAAATCCAATCTCTACAAGTCCTTGTCGCTGTTGCGCGACGCGGCGACCGGGCGGATCACTCGCACGATCGCCGACGAAGGCGGATTGAATTCGGTCTGCTGGTCCGGCATCCGCAAGCGCGGCGAGGATGGGCGACTGCGGCTGTCAGCCAGATTCGACCGGATCAAATATTCCATTGAGCTCGGATTTCCCGGCCCGCTCGAGGCGGCGTTTTCCGGCGAGCCGATGATCAAGACCGAAAGTATCGAGACGACGGAGGGCAAGCGAACGGTTCAGCTGATGGAGCGGAAAAATTCGCTCGTCAGCGTCCGCGGCGACAGCGGCGCATGGAGCAGCCACAAGGATGCGGTGCTGCCGTCCGAGACGGCGCTTGCGGGTTTTTCCGATGGCAAGCAATGCCCCGAAATCGATTTGATCAGAAACGCCATGCTGGGCTGGCGATTCTATCACGACTTTCGCACCGATCCGGCGTCACCGATACGAAAGCCCTGCCTGGCGATCACGACGCCCTCGCTCAGCGCCGATGGAAGCGATTTGGCTGCGGCCCTGGCGACACTTTATACCATTCGGCAAGACGCCACCGACCTGCAGGACGCGATCCAGGATGCATTCCCGGGTGCTGAGCTGCGCGCATGGGAAGAGGGGGGCCTGTGCGAGTTTGATCTGCAATTGCAGGAGATGCCGCGGCCGTTCAGGGCTCATGAACTATCCGACGGGACGCTGAAATACATCTGCCTTCTCGCGGTGTTCATGGGCTATCGGCTTCCGCCGTTCATCGCGCTGAACGAACCCGAGGCCAGCCTGCATCCGTCCCTGCTGGCACCATTGGCCCGGCTCATCGCCAAGGCATCAAGCCGCGCCGACATCTGGATCGTCACCCATTCGGAACAGCTGATGGAGGCCTTGCGAAGCGAGAGCTCGGTCCCGCTTCGCCGGGTGATCAAGTCGAAAGGCGCCACGACGATCGAGGGCCTGACCATCGGCGGTGAATATCGCGAAGACGAGTCGGAGGATGAAGACTCTTAG